The genomic stretch AGTTTCATGAAAATAGCCCACATGAATTTCATATCTCAAAGCTTGGCATTCTTAGATGTAAAAGTATTAAGAGcctttaatttgttattataACCTGTATCTCCTTTAACCGGTGTTTACTGAAGAAGTGCCAGATTTttcttgcatgtttttgtgtcagcatgtgtgtgtgtgtgtgtgtgtgtgtgcccctttttcagcttttttgttgCACACTTGGGGACTGCTGTTAAACCAGGATAACCTGTACCTCCCTTTTAGCAGTTAAAGAAAAGAACAATTTTCTAGCAACATTTCAATCTCATGTTTTTAAGGTCTCACTTATATCTtatattgagttttttttaatgatcactACCTTCAGTGGCCAAATATTGACTCCTTGAGGAAAAGTCAAATGTTTCTTAGTGTGTGCTTATCTCACACCTTATTCTGAACATTTAAGCCTGGAATTTATGCTGATTTTCTGGTTTAAtatctttcttctgattggttaaaaaagaaaaaaatttggaCTCAGTGTGACTCAGGTTGAGGACAACCAAACATACACTAAATTGCTAAAAGTGTTTTCTCGTCTggtttcacacacatatgaacttgagtgacatcccattatTAGTCcatggggtttaatatgatgtcgccTCACCTTTTGcagttataacagcttcaactcttctgggaagtctttccacaggtttaggagtgtttatgtgaATTTCTGACCagtcttccagaagcacatctgtgaggtcagacactgatgttggagagaaggcctggctcacagtctcagCTCTatttcatcccaaaggtgttctatcaggctgaggtcaggactctgtgcaggccagtaaaggtcttccacaccaaactggctcatccatgtctttatggagctgctttgtgcactggtgtgcagtcttggaacaggaaggggccatccccaaactggtcccacagagttggagcatcaaattgtcccaaatgtcttgaagcattaagagttcctttgactggaactaagaggccgagcccaactcctgaagaacacccccacaccataaccccccctccaccaaactttacacttggctcaATACAGTCAGACAGTTACTGTTCTccaggcaaccaccaaacccagactcatccattggcTTGCCAGACGGAGAGGcatgattcatccctccagagaacacatctccactgctctagagtccagtggcagcgtgctttacaccccTGCATTGGATGCTTTGCATTTCACTTGGTGAGGTGAGGCTTGGATGcaactgctcagccatggaaacccattccatgaagctctctacacactgttcttgagctgatctgaaggccacatgaaggttggaggtctgtagtgacagactctgcagaaagttggtgacctctatTTACTGTGTGCTTCAgaatctgctgaccccactctgtgatttttacaCGGACTAAGACTTTGTGggtgagttgctgtcattcccagtcacttccactttgttataatcccactaacagctgactgtggaatatttagtagtgaggaaatttcaggactggacttgttgcacaggtatcatcctatcacggtaccacgctgggattcactgagctcctgagagcgacccattctttcactaatgttggtagaagcagtctgcatgcctaggtgcttggtttgatacacctgtggacatggaagtgactggaacacctgaattcaatgatttggatggatgaatgaacacttttggcaatatagtgtaaatCATTTATGTCGTACTGGGAGCTATTTAGTCTAGCATATTCTTTAAATGGGTAGTAGCAATTAGACATGTGTCAGATGTAAGAATACATGTGATTATGATCCAGTTGCACAAACTTATAACCTAAAAAGAGATAGCATTATTGCATTATTTACAAGACGAACATGCAATTTGTCTGTATCATTTACTTAATTAacttattagaccaccacccaatgtaAGGTTTTGGTcccagctgccctaaattaccCGTACTGGTAATTACtcaaataattttttatgtttcaatAGTGCTTAATCCAAGAGTCAGCGCAAACcctttaatcaaaatgatatttttaatgctaaaatataatcttttttgttatccatgaattttcagatttacagttttattaaaaagctGAATTaatagtaaagcacattattattttttgattaagatgccaaaatacagttattttactggcattcctgaacagaaaagattacttttagtggttgaatgttatactttattaatttctgacttctcagagaagtccagcaTGCTGCCTCAAAATTCGGTACAAAAAACACGAATTCAGTTTGTTATAtgcctaataaataacaatatatgttttaattttaaacaagtttttgactGATTTCTAAAtcctttgtgttttcttgttttaatgACAGATGGTCTAAtcaatttgttaagcactgtatattCTAAGTTTTTAGGGAGGTCTGTTTGGCTGAACATACATCATAACAGTGTGATTAAATGGCCTGTGGCGTCAATCAAATCCTCTTGCCAGGCAGGGCTCTTGGGGAAGGTAGTGGATGCCGGTAAGCATGATGGTGATGTAATATCCTATTTACATCCCTGTTGGCCTAATCTGCCTAGGGTTGGCTTTGTCATCTCCCTCAGGTGGTCATGTTCAAGCCCGTAGTGCGACACACGCCTAATCCTCCtcactgaggggaaaaaataagaaatggtCTTAGCGTTTCTTTGTCTTCACGTCTTTTAAAAATCCTGTTCTACAGTTTTTTTGGCAGGTTTTTGGATTTGTGtcatctgttgtgtttgtagttgtgtttgttgctgatgatttttatgttttaactgTCTCTTGGCTCTTGGTTTAACTACACGACCAAGATCTTGCCTTTTCACATGGATCGGTTGATGCAAAATGAGCTTTAAACTCCCAGGATCGGCTGACAAAGACAAACACTGGCCAGCTGGCGATATTTTCTTTTGGGAAAGAAGACGTGAATTCTGGCCGGCGAAGCAAAGACAGAACAACACTTCAAGTTAAGGGCAGACGAAGAAGGATATTTTGATCAGTGAATCAGCTGTGTGTTTCTACAGCCCATCTCAGAGAGGACTAAAGTTAAGAAGCTCATGAAACCACTTTGAGAAATGATGAATCGCTACACCACCCTGAAGCAGCTGGGTGACGGCACCTACGGCAGCGTGCTGATGGGAAGAAACAACGAGTCTGGAGAGCTTGTAGCTATCAAAAGGTGAGGATGTTGTTcattctttgttctgtttttattttaaaatgtagagaTTGTCTCTCCCTGTTCAGCCTTTTGTGTATTAAAGTTTATACACTTAGATAttaattgctttattttttttcttcaaatttttAATGCAGAAGGAAATGATTGGCTTCTCCCTTAAACTAAACAACTGGCCCAgcctttttctttattattctcTTTAATGTTTGTTGTGACACTAAACACCAGATGTACTATAAAGCTAGAAACCTGCCATCACCAGGGCAAACGAACTACATGTCTTTCTTTCAGCGGCACAGCAGCAGCGTTCAATACTAGATGTGAAACCGGGGACGTGCATTCATTTGGTTACCATGCAAGACAATACGTGTAGTGACGGTGAAAGGGAGTGAAAGTAGAGGGGGGTGTGTCAGGTTGCTGACATTGTGTGACCAAATTTAGAAGGGAAGGGAAAACGATATCGGCCCATTCTGTAATTCTTATGCAATTCCAGAAGAAAGGAGAGGTGAGGTTGACCAGAGAACCCAAGCGTATAAGAGCAggtgtgttgtttttaatgcGCACACACGGTAAAGCTGAAAAAATGTGTCAGAATATGTTTTTAGGTAAATCCAAGTACAGAAAAATCCATTTGAGCATATTAATCACTTTACACTCATCACTTTTCTTTGAGAAATTGGAGACAGATcagaaaatcaaaataaatgatggAGTTGCACAAAGGAATCTTGTAAATGCAATAGTAAGCATTAATAACGCTTATTACAGCTTTGGTATATTGGATGTAATAGATTTGgcctgcaggcattacatatgTGATGATTTGGTCTTCCATAGAATGAAGAGGAAGTTTTATTCATGGGAGGAATGTATGAACCTAAGAGAAGTGAAGGTAAGCATGGTAACATTAATGTACCTGTTGGCAGCACCTTATAGCAGAATTACTCCCAGACAACAGTCAGATAGATAGACTGATAGATACACatatacattcacacatatatAGAGtatcaaaatatataaaatacaatagaaaaaaaaggccCTGGTGACCGGTGACAGGACAACTGTATGCATTAAGATTGTATACTTATATGTGTAGTGACGAGTTGAGGTATActtccttttgccttcagaactgcttaaTTCCTCAGGGCATAGATTCAACACAGTGCTGGAAACATCCCTCAGCGATTTTGGTCCGTGCTGAGTATCATGCATCACGCGATCTGGCGATTGTCACCTGACCGCTGGCCTCAACGAGTCCCAGAGAACTACcagatatttcctctttttcagaccgctctctgtaaaccttagagatggttgtgtaggaaaatcccagtagatcaacagtttctgaaacaccCAGAGCAGTCCATCTGGCACTGACTCTGTCACGTTCAAAGTCAGCTGTCTTCCCCGTTCTGATGCCCAGTTTTAACTTTAGCGTTGAGTTCCTGCCATGGGGTCGGCTGAGTAGAGAttgaacaggtgtgcctaataaagtgagcTGTGAGTGTAAGTCACCACCCAAAAGAAGCCAGGTTTACACACTGAAATTAGGCCCAAGAAAGGCAATTCTTGTTGTAACCATGCACCAGCAGAAGGTACTATACTGCATCAATTACTACACAAACTGTTCTTATGTCTGTATAAGTGTTCTTGTTCCACAAGAATGTTTTCACATTACATGAGACGGTTTTTCTTATCTTTCCGATCATAACTCACCCCAGTCTCTGAAGAAGCTGAACCACGCAAACGTGGTGAAACTAAAAGAAGTTATTAGAGAGAACGATCATCTCTACTTTGTCTTTGAGTACATGAAGGAGAATCTATACCAGCTCATGAAGGACAGGTAAAACAGAAATGCCACATttcacaaaacaaatgtttgcagaatttatttgtcacacttgtgTAGTGTCGTTGCCAATTTGCCAACACATTGATTGAGACTAGTAAGGGTTTATGATGTAATTTCATTGATCTGATAGGACCTCTAAAAGGCTTGTAACTCTCTCTTTGGAAACAGCGAGGGGGTGTCCCGATGTTATTGCTAGGGTGAAAACCTCAGGTGTGTACATGTGCAGTGCACACCTGGGGTTTGTCGTCCAAAGCAAAAGCAGATAAAGCCAGGGAGACAGCCAGTGCTTTAAAGCTACTCAGATTAGTGGTCAAATATATTTTACCAATTACTGTATATATTCTAAAAAAGAATGCTGTTTTTGTAATGATATCTGCATTAGCTGGCTCATGGGAGTTACATTATTGATTTTATGTTTACAGAAGCAAATTGTTCCCTGAATCTGTGATAAGAAACATAAGCTTTCAGATTTTGCAAGGCCTGTCCTTTATTCACAAACACGGTAGGTGTACAGTGTTTCCTTCATGACCTGAAAGTGTAGGAGAGTGGGTTCATACTGCAAGTGGGTTCATACTGCAAGATTCATTTACTCTGTCAAAGGCGCATCAGTATTTAAGAATCCCACAAGCAACAATATTTCAATCAGTGATCAAATACTCTTGGAGTATGTGAACCCTCCATAACTGCCTTTGCTTCAGCACTTGTTTTACTCACTGGTCTGTGTAAagaatggatgtatggatgacTTGTATCTAAGCATGTAATCTAAAAGACATTCTGACTTGGATATTTTTTAATCAGGCATTGTTTGatcagactaaaaaaaaatcctggtcaTACAAACCTTTCCATGTGCTAAAGTGCAAATACACACGTGTCCATGTATCCAGAATACACCTTTCcagtcttctctttctcttaacatttcaatttcttttctcttccttccttccttcctttttctccGTCTGTGGTTTGCTGTTAGAGAGAATAAGATGTTCTCAGAGAATGAAATTAGGAACATCCTGTTTCAAGTGCTATCTGGGTTGGCGTTTGTACATAAACATGGTAAGAAGCTTTCCTTTGCCATCCCTTTACTTGTTCAGCAGTAGAGTAACATGTAGTTTGTGGGTTTGGGCACATGTGAtatttcaaaagtcttgtgagTGTGACCCTTGTGTAGGTGGCAAGCTTGTTTTGTTCTGTACTGTCAACAGGTGTGGCCTTGTATTTTTTTAGCTGtccaaaatgtatttgtttatgaCACCAAACATTGTAGCTCCTTCTGCTATGCTCTGTTCATCAAGAGTCAGTTTTATTTGACTTAAATTagtaaaaattaaacattataaACAGAATTCGGATTATATGCCGTTGTTGCAACTGCATTTAAAATCTTCCACCATGAGGACATATTTATGCAGCAGCAAAATACATTCTTATGTAATGTGATATGGACTGCCTTTTATTTCAACGTTTTCACaagtaattttaatatttactgTCACTGGTACTTACATAATGAAAATGATGATGTTGAAATACACTGGGTCTGAATACAAATGCCTGTTAATGTTGCAGGCAAACACTCACCCATCAACCAGTAGCTCTGTCTGAATTATGAATATAATTTGTATATAGTAGATGCAGAATACCAGTAAATAGCACCTGtatattgttgtgatttgagtACGGTCTAATAATATCTAAGATAAACGTTTGATATAAACCTTTGTACAGGTTTCTTCCATCGAGACATGAAGCCAGAGAATTTGTTGTGCATGGGTCCAGAACTGGTCAAAATAGCAGATTTTGGACTGGCCAGAGAGATCCGCTCGAAACCTCCCTACACAGACTATGTATCAACCAGATGGTGAGAGCGCTTTCTAGATGCTGGCACAGTTTTAAgatagaaaagaaagaaagaaaaggaagtctGCATACCCAAAAAAGCTCCTGGATGAtgattttaatacaaaaacctCATTGAGAGTGACGTTTCGGGCTGCAGCTTCTCTTCCTTAGACATGAAAACATGTTATTTATACACGCCCACATCTCAACACAGTCATGTGGTTGTGGGTGCCCACTGACCAAACAGGGAAAAAAGGCATCCAATAAAACATGTGCACATGATCAACAATCAAGCAGGGAGTCTAACCAGTGGTATTATAAAAAATCtcaatatacatataaatatgctTATAAATATATCTAAACATGTTGAAaaaacacgtgtgtgtgtgtgtatcatcaCAAGAATAAATTGTTGAATAAATAATGTGAAATGCACAAATACCAAACAGTGTATAAAGACACAGTAACAGGCAAAAGGACTTTCTATGTCAGGATTTCGTATATTTAATCGATGttcagatatttttatttttagcggTCTAGTGGTTTTTCCTACATAAGCCAAACCGCATGGACATTTAAGTAAATAGATAATATTGTTAATTTGACATGTAATGACACCTCTGATGTTTACGGGTTTACCTGAACGAGGATGACTGAAAGCTGTGGTTTTATGAGTGAAATTACACTGTGGGCAATATCCACAATGGTAATTACACAACTGAAGGGTTTTGAAACTGGAAGACGAGCTCTCACCAGGGAATTTTTTTCAATTAGGTGGTTTTTTACAACCCATTTCAGCTTTGGTATTATTCTCTGATTATCTTTTgattatttctgtatttctatACATGTATACCATTTTTAAACTCATCATCCAGGAGCTTTTATGGTGTGCagacttccttttctttcttgcaCTCAGTTTTCAGATTATTGGATTGTGCGTGTCCTTGTTGCTTTTCAAGATAGAAAAGAAAGACTGTGCAGTAGTTGTGAGTAAATGTTAATGTGAACATTTTTATGCTTTCTTGGACCATATGGCCATGCATTTTTACAGTGACTTTTACAAGTTGTTAATCTGACTGCTGTATACTTTCTGTCAAGGTACCGAGCTCCAGAGGTCCTGCTCAAGTCATCTAGCTACAGCTCTCCTATTGACTTGTGGGCTGTAGGCTGCATCATGGCTGAACTATACACGCTCAGACCCCTTTTCCCCGGGAGCAGTGAAGTAGATGAGATATTTAAGGTCTGCCAAGTCCTGGGCACTGTCAAAAAGGTGAGACATAGGTAGAAGGAGAGAGGTGAGGATGCTTGAGCTTAGTCAGTGAGCTCAGTTCATGTGTTCAGTCATTAATACCTTAAACTTATCAGGTGCTGAATTTAAGTGTACTTAAATCATATAAGAATAAGAAAGACAACAGTTCTGACAGTTTTTTCCAAATACCCCCCCGAGTGTCAAAGATCAGGTGTTAAAGGTAAATGTTATATAGTAACATATATAATATAGTATATAGGGGCTCCATCCTCGCATCCCTCAAACTCACCGTCATCTCCTTGAATGATTGCTAGTGCATCCTGAACACTGTACTGCTTTTTGCTGTTCAtgctacaaaaacaaataaaatggactTTTGATATAGTCAATAGATTTTGCAGTAGAAActtgtttattaatttattttatttactatgAAGTAGCAGTTGTTTCTTAATTTATATCAGCCAAATAACCTTCGCAgaacattactttttttttttctttttgtgacaAATACGCCACATGAGGTTTTCAATGAAGATTTTTTAGTTTAAAGTCCCGATGTGGCCTGTGTGTCACAGCTATATTTTCCTcatttgttttaaatcaaattatTAAAAGAATTTGATCAGGACCGAATAAATACTATAAAGGCCTTGTAATTGAAGCAAAACAATTGATAAATGCCTTGAAAccttttgaaacaaaaaaaaagctttttaaaattagcTAGCTCTGTGACACGTGCCAGTCGGGCACAGGACATCTTGGAAATGGTGTCAAGGTAGCATAAACTCACATGACCTGTCACATGACCACATCAGGTTGTTCAGTATGTGCCGCTGAGGGAATCCATGGGTTAAATTAGGGGGAACAGCtgaaaaggaaaatttcagccacaagttaaattcagttcagatttatttatgtatgGTGTCAgctcacaacagcagtcacctgAAGGTGTTTGAAGAGGTAAAAACCTCGCCCCATTTTGTGATAGATTTTAGGACAATCTTTCAATACCTGAATTATGATAATATGTAATCATTTGATTGTCTCCTCCATTAGACAGATTGGGCAGAAGGCCACCAGCTAGCAGCTGCCATGAACTTTCGATTTCCTCAGTGTGTGCCGACACACCTGAAGACCCTTATTCCAAATGCCAGCAATGAGGCTATTGCCCTGATGAAGGACCTGCTGCAGTGGGACCCCAGAAAAAGGCCCACTGCTGCACAGGTAGGCTTATAAAGTGTTTTATAGCTGTTTTATTTGCcaaagtactttttaaaaagaaagaacctGTTTAGACCGGCGTTTAGAATGAATCCGAAAGGACGTACCTGTTCTCAGAGAAGCAATTTCCATATCAGTGCAACACTCATCATTTCATGCAGATTATCTGTAGTTCCACTGCGGGCGTTGCATCAGCATCCTAAATCCAACACGTTTTAAGGAGTCCCTAAGCCATACTTCAGTCTCACATCCActgcaaaacattttatttcactgcATATGTGAATGCATGTTATGCACACTGCACAGTCATCATATTGTTGAATGTAATTTACAGTCCAGAGGGACAGTTGGGCGTTAGAGGGAGTGATAAAGCTTTTCCATTTTCTACCTAAACAGCTCCCAGGTGGTTGCTTCTGTTGGGATGCACAGATGCACGTCTAATTTGAGCTCATTCAGCTCGTGTCTGATTCAGATGGCATAAAAGTGTAATTACTGAATAATTTAAACCCTGTGCTACATAACAGTGTTACTGCGATCTAAGTTTGGTGTGCGTTTAATCGCCCCCCCTGCAAGTTTGAATGAGTCAAGTTGCACAATGgtctgctttcatttttatgtacagAGCACATAGTATTCTTGTTTCTAGAGTTATTCTTTTAGTGTAATTATGTATCCTCAGATTATTCAGAATAATCATTTCTgttccttcctcttctttgcTAGGCTCTGCGCTATCCTTACTTCCAGGTGGGCCAGGTCTTGGGGCCACATCCTCAGAGCCAGGAGGTCAAGAAGGTCCAGAACAGGCCGCTGGCTCAGAAACAGGCCTCTGAATCCAAGGTTGACCCACAGCAGTCTTCCTCTGAGTCTAAAGCCTCCACAACCTCCTCCAGAAACCATCAGCAGCCACTTCAGCAGATCCCCCTACCCCAGGCTGAGAGTAAACCAGAAGGCCTCAGCCATGCAGTGAGTAGCTTTATTAACTTAGATTAAATAGTCtaagttttcaaaataaagcagtcAGTTCATATTAAATGGGAACTCTGTTAAAGAGTAGAACTTGTAGAGCATGTGGTAGCTGAAAGTAGAACTTAAGTCAGCCAGACTTGTTGCCCAAATGTGACATTACTATGCTGTGCAGAAGGCTCTGAGCAGTGAGAACAATGCTGGTGGTGTTGGGATGGTGAAGAGCGGTCGCCGTCGCTGGGGCCAGACAGTGGCCAAGACCTCAGACAGCTGGGAGGAATCTGACTGTTCAGAAACTGCCGCCTCCAACTCCAAGAAGCCCAGCCTGGTGAatgcagaggaggagaagagccCCAAGGACCAGTGTCCACAGTAAGCTTAAGAAGAGTGGAAACTTTGCGTGGTGAAGCATTTTATGATTGCCATATGCTGCAGTGTATAAATTACAGTATATATGTAAATGCGATATTTAATATACTTACATTGCATGATATATTCAAATTGAGAACTTACTGTAATGCCCTGTTTTCAGACACAAGGAGCAGAAACCTCTATATTCCTTCAGCACAGTTACCAAGCTACCAAACAATGTAAAGACTGGCCAAATGGACTCCAATCTCCCAGGATCTGCAGCACGCCAGCACTATCTCAGGCAGTCCAGATACTTGCCGGGTAAGACTACTAGGTAGTCTCATCTGTATTCTTTCAAAAAAGTCACTGCAACcttggtgattaaaaaaaacatcaaaatccaAACTTGTTTTATCGTGGTTTGGTTTCATCAGTTtcataaaaatggtaatttcaCTATCTGAGGACTAAATAATTTTGTTTGCATTAAGGCTTGATCGGCAAGAATCAGACTTCCTCTGGAGACAAGGGGCTGAATGGTATGACGCTGCGGGACCTGTGGGAGAACTCCTCAAACACTGTAAATAAGCCACTCGGTCCAGTTGGGGGAGGATTATCGGTCACCAGGGCCAACGCAGGTAAGGACTGCTGATGTCTAATGCAGAGGTGTTAAGAGGTTTGGCACAGTGCACAGATGAGGGGACTTGAGTTTCCAGATTTGTGTAACATGTTGAAGGAATTATATCTGGCAAACAGCCCAGCAGCTCTTGTAATGTAGAAGGAAATTTAAAGACTTAGgatttttgtgtgcgtgtgtgc from Archocentrus centrarchus isolate MPI-CPG fArcCen1 chromosome 20, fArcCen1, whole genome shotgun sequence encodes the following:
- the mak gene encoding serine/threonine-protein kinase MAK isoform X2, encoding MMNRYTTLKQLGDGTYGSVLMGRNNESGELVAIKRMKRKFYSWEECMNLREVKSLKKLNHANVVKLKEVIRENDHLYFVFEYMKENLYQLMKDRSKLFPESVIRNISFQILQGLSFIHKHGFFHRDMKPENLLCMGPELVKIADFGLAREIRSKPPYTDYVSTRWYRAPEVLLKSSSYSSPIDLWAVGCIMAELYTLRPLFPGSSEVDEIFKVCQVLGTVKKTDWAEGHQLAAAMNFRFPQCVPTHLKTLIPNASNEAIALMKDLLQWDPRKRPTAAQALRYPYFQVGQVLGPHPQSQEVKKVQNRPLAQKQASESKVDPQQSSSESKASTTSSRNHQQPLQQIPLPQAESKPEGLSHAKALSSENNAGGVGMVKSGRRRWGQTVAKTSDSWEESDCSETAASNSKKPSLVNAEEEKSPKDQCPQHKEQKPLYSFSTVTKLPNNVKTGQMDSNLPGSAARQHYLRQSRYLPGLIGKNQTSSGDKGLNGMTLRDLWENSSNTVNKPLGPVGGGLSVTRANAEETAAKSLDSPPEKTVVKERILEKIDLSKGNFVSTKYNLSGGYISSFQKKEVGSVGQRIQLAPLAGQHTIHFSSSPDNKKDTPKSAKLKPISNSSLRETGEDYEGWRKKTDSTQLKGSSYSALGKTSGNLLTRAPAVQPVHGRVDWTSKYGGNR
- the mak gene encoding serine/threonine-protein kinase MAK isoform X11 — translated: MMNRYTTLKQLGDGTYGSVLMGRNNESGELVAIKRMKRKFYSWEECMNLREVKSLKKLNHANVVKLKEVIRENDHLYFVFEYMKENLYQLMKDRSKLFPESVIRNISFQILQGLSFIHKHGFFHRDMKPENLLCMGPELVKIADFGLAREIRSKPPYTDYVSTRWYRAPEVLLKSSSYSSPIDLWAVGCIMAELYTLRPLFPGSSEVDEIFKVCQVLGTVKKTDWAEGHQLAAAMNFRFPQCVPTHLKTLIPNASNEAIALMKDLLQWDPRKRPTAAQALRYPYFQVGQVLGPHPQSQEVKKVQNRPLAQKQASESKVDPQQSSSESKASTTSSRNHQQPLQQIPLPQAESKPEGLSHAKALSSENNAGGVGMVKSGRRRWGQTVAKTSDSWEESDCSETAASNSKKPSLVNAEEEKSPKDQCPQHKEQKPLYSFSTVTKLPNNVKTGQMDSNLPGSAARQHYLRQSRYLPGLIGKNQTSSGDKGLNGMTLRDLWENSSNTVNKPLGPVGGGLSVTRANAEETAAKSLDSPPEKTVVKERILEKIDLSKGNFVSTKYNLSGGYISSFQKKEVGSVGQRIQLAPLAGQHTNYEGWRKKTDSTQLKGSSYSALGKTSGNLLTRAPAVQPVHGRVDWTSKYGGNR
- the mak gene encoding serine/threonine-protein kinase MAK isoform X6, producing the protein MMNRYTTLKQLGDGTYGSVLMGRNNESGELVAIKRMKRKFYSWEECMNLREVKSLKKLNHANVVKLKEVIRENDHLYFVFEYMKENLYQLMKDRENKMFSENEIRNILFQVLSGLAFVHKHGFFHRDMKPENLLCMGPELVKIADFGLAREIRSKPPYTDYVSTRWYRAPEVLLKSSSYSSPIDLWAVGCIMAELYTLRPLFPGSSEVDEIFKVCQVLGTVKKTDWAEGHQLAAAMNFRFPQCVPTHLKTLIPNASNEAIALMKDLLQWDPRKRPTAAQALRYPYFQVGQVLGPHPQSQEVKKVQNRPLAQKQASESKVDPQQSSSESKASTTSSRNHQQPLQQIPLPQAESKPEGLSHAKALSSENNAGGVGMVKSGRRRWGQTVAKTSDSWEESDCSETAASNSKKPSLVNAEEEKSPKDQCPQHKEQKPLYSFSTVTKLPNNVKTGQMDSNLPGSAARQHYLRQSRYLPGLIGKNQTSSGDKGLNGMTLRDLWENSSNTVNKPLGPVGGGLSVTRANAEETAAKSLDSPPEKTVVKERILEKIDLSKGNFVSTKYNLSGGYISSFQKKEVGSVGQRIQLAPLAGQHTNYEGWRKKTDSTQLKGSSYSALGKTSGNLLTRAPAVQPVHGRVDWTSKYGGNR
- the mak gene encoding serine/threonine-protein kinase MAK isoform X4 → MMNRYTTLKQLGDGTYGSVLMGRNNESGELVAIKRMKRKFYSWEECMNLREVKSLKKLNHANVVKLKEVIRENDHLYFVFEYMKENLYQLMKDRENKMFSENEIRNILFQVLSGLAFVHKHGFFHRDMKPENLLCMGPELVKIADFGLAREIRSKPPYTDYVSTRWYRAPEVLLKSSSYSSPIDLWAVGCIMAELYTLRPLFPGSSEVDEIFKVCQVLGTVKKTDWAEGHQLAAAMNFRFPQCVPTHLKTLIPNASNEAIALMKDLLQWDPRKRPTAAQALRYPYFQVGQVLGPHPQSQEVKKVQNRPLAQKQASESKVDPQQSSSESKASTTSSRNHQQPLQQIPLPQAESKPEGLSHAKALSSENNAGGVGMVKSGRRRWGQTVAKTSDSWEESDCSETAASNSKKPSLVNAEEEKSPKDQCPQHKEQKPLYSFSTVTKLPNNVKTGQMDSNLPGSAARQHYLRQSRYLPGLIGKNQTSSGDKGLNGMTLRDLWENSSNTVNKPLGPVGGGLSVTRANAEETAAKSLDSPPEKTVVKERILEKIDLSKGNFVSTKYNLSGGYISSFQKKEVGSVGQRIQLAPLAGQHTNTPKSAKLKPISNSSLRETGEDYEGWRKKTDSTQLKGSSYSALGKTSGNLLTRAPAVQPVHGRVDWTSKYGGNR
- the mak gene encoding serine/threonine-protein kinase MAK isoform X12; translated protein: MMNRYTTLKQLGDGTYGSVLMGRNNESGELVAIKRMKRKFYSWEECMNLREVKSLKKLNHANVVKLKEVIRENDHLYFVFEYMKENLYQLMKDRSKLFPESVIRNISFQILQGLSFIHKHGFFHRDMKPENLLCMGPELVKIADFGLAREIRSKPPYTDYVSTRWYRAPEVLLKSSSYSSPIDLWAVGCIMAELYTLRPLFPGSSEVDEIFKVCQVLGTVKKTDWAEGHQLAAAMNFRFPQCVPTHLKTLIPNASNEAIALMKDLLQWDPRKRPTAAQALRYPYFQVGQVLGPHPQSQEVKKVQNRPLAQKQASESKVDPQQSSSESKASTTSSRNHQQPLQQIPLPQAESKPEGLSHAKALSSENNAGGVGMVKSGRRRWGQTVAKTSDSWEESDCSETAASNSKKPSLVNAEEEKSPKDQCPQHKEQKPLYSFSTVTKLPNNVKTGQMDSNLPGSAARQHYLRQSRYLPGLIGKNQTSSGDKGLNGMTLRDLWENSSNTVNKPLGPVGGGLSVTRANAGNFVSTKYNLSGGYISSFQKKEVGSVGQRIQLAPLAGQHTNYEGWRKKTDSTQLKGSSYSALGKTSGNLLTRAPAVQPVHGRVDWTSKYGGNR